One genomic window of Corallococcus caeni includes the following:
- a CDS encoding serine/threonine-protein kinase: protein MQKPTEPTSVQSEPLTTGRILRATYEIGTVLGKGGMGAVFLARHLRLPGKQVAIKVLHGAEALSEEVAVRFRREAEIASRLGHPNIVEVLDFDTLEDGTPFMVMEYLRGEGLSRRLRKQKQLPLEEVLSIARQMGAALQAAHRAGVVHRDLKPGNVFLVPTEAGGVVGERVKLLDFGISKLVDSRTVQTLDSVLMGTPQYMAPEQAMGQNSNVDARTDLFAFGCIVYEMLAGRPPYSGDNIAELIYQIVHLEPPPLLSLAPGTPPHVVAAITRAMAKKPEDRYPDVGSFILELTGSPLQTLAEAKHERTRPSAPTSPPPASRPPDQEEHIPTVGMRPHAGHEASPTGPQTASLPAQPLSRPRPKWPVAVAVGLAVIIAFAVAFFWKGAATPPPTLVAANPPAPTAPVAAAPVAAVTPPVEQKPPVVEPAAQPPQPTAPEEKRPAVEPTDPPAVTTRAKAPRGGGVPESMPDSVREDLASAQKALDASNSSEALRHIRRSQRTKITGLSFSLLTRVYCHQHDLANARAQWTRVPATERPRVRQYCSQYDIDL, encoded by the coding sequence ATGCAAAAGCCCACCGAACCGACCTCCGTGCAGTCCGAGCCGTTGACGACGGGACGGATCCTGCGTGCCACGTATGAGATTGGCACCGTGCTGGGCAAGGGCGGCATGGGGGCGGTGTTCCTGGCCCGCCACCTGCGTCTGCCGGGCAAGCAGGTCGCCATCAAGGTGCTGCACGGCGCGGAGGCGCTGTCGGAAGAGGTGGCGGTGCGCTTCCGGCGCGAGGCGGAGATCGCCTCCCGGCTGGGGCACCCGAACATCGTGGAGGTGCTGGACTTCGACACCCTGGAGGACGGCACGCCCTTCATGGTGATGGAGTACCTGCGCGGCGAGGGCCTGTCGCGCCGGCTGCGCAAGCAGAAGCAGTTGCCGCTGGAGGAGGTCCTCTCCATCGCGCGGCAGATGGGCGCGGCGTTGCAGGCGGCGCACCGCGCGGGCGTGGTGCACCGCGACCTGAAGCCGGGCAACGTGTTCCTCGTGCCCACGGAGGCCGGCGGCGTCGTGGGCGAGCGCGTGAAGCTGCTCGACTTCGGCATCTCCAAGCTCGTGGACTCTCGCACCGTGCAGACGCTGGACTCGGTGCTGATGGGGACGCCGCAGTACATGGCCCCTGAGCAGGCCATGGGCCAGAACAGCAACGTGGACGCGCGCACGGACCTGTTCGCGTTCGGCTGCATCGTCTACGAGATGCTCGCCGGACGGCCGCCCTACTCCGGCGACAACATCGCGGAACTCATCTATCAAATCGTCCACCTGGAGCCGCCGCCGCTCCTTTCGCTGGCACCGGGCACGCCGCCGCACGTGGTGGCGGCCATCACCCGCGCGATGGCGAAGAAGCCGGAGGACCGCTACCCGGACGTGGGCAGCTTCATCCTGGAGCTGACGGGCAGCCCGCTCCAGACGCTCGCGGAGGCGAAGCACGAGCGCACGCGCCCCTCCGCCCCCACGTCCCCGCCGCCCGCGTCGCGCCCGCCGGATCAGGAGGAGCACATCCCCACGGTGGGCATGCGCCCCCACGCCGGCCACGAGGCCTCCCCCACCGGGCCACAGACCGCCTCCCTGCCCGCGCAGCCCCTGTCCCGCCCCCGCCCGAAGTGGCCGGTGGCCGTGGCCGTGGGCCTGGCGGTCATCATCGCGTTCGCCGTCGCCTTCTTCTGGAAGGGCGCGGCCACGCCCCCGCCCACCCTCGTCGCGGCGAATCCGCCGGCGCCCACGGCCCCCGTCGCGGCGGCGCCCGTCGCGGCCGTGACGCCGCCCGTGGAGCAGAAGCCGCCCGTGGTGGAACCGGCTGCCCAGCCGCCGCAGCCGACGGCTCCCGAGGAGAAGCGGCCGGCCGTGGAGCCCACGGACCCGCCCGCCGTCACGACCCGGGCGAAGGCGCCGCGCGGTGGCGGCGTCCCGGAGTCGATGCCGGACAGCGTGCGCGAGGACCTGGCGTCCGCGCAGAAGGCGCTGGACGCGTCGAACTCGTCGGAAGCGTTGCGTCACATCCGGCGCAGCCAGCGCACGAAGATTACCGGCCTGTCGTTCTCGCTGCTCACCCGCGTGTACTGCCATCAGCACGACCTGGCGAATGCGCGGGCGCAATGGACCCGGGTCCCGGCAACGGAACGTCCAAGGGTCCGACAATACTGTTCGCAGTACGATATCGACCTCTAG
- a CDS encoding LysR family transcriptional regulator, whose protein sequence is MRRAHETPAPLPAEVDLSGINLNLMVALDALLQEAHVTRAAARVGLTQSAMSHALAQLRELLGDALLIRGRGGMVLTPRAQQLAAPLQRGLAELRRALRHEPPFEPATASRRFTVATRDYFGTVLLPGALELLGREAPGVDLSVLHVDGHTYPALLETGAVDLTVVSPPVEAGPGLRQKKLLTEDFVCVVRKDHPTVRRTLDLDTYLKLSHILISPRGDGVGAVDMVLARRGLPPRRIALRVPYFLIAPLAVSRSDYVLTAPRRLIAAFREAYALQVFPPPIPVPTFDILQVWHERFDGDPAHQWLRGLVARAVSAGSENTRSSRRVRRAPAS, encoded by the coding sequence ATGCGCCGCGCTCATGAAACCCCGGCCCCGCTTCCCGCCGAGGTCGACCTCTCCGGCATCAACCTGAACCTGATGGTGGCGCTGGACGCGCTGCTCCAGGAGGCGCACGTCACCCGCGCCGCCGCCCGCGTGGGCCTCACCCAGTCCGCCATGAGCCATGCGCTCGCCCAGCTGCGGGAGCTCTTGGGTGACGCGCTCCTCATCCGGGGGCGGGGCGGCATGGTGCTGACGCCGCGCGCGCAGCAGCTGGCCGCGCCGCTGCAACGGGGGCTGGCGGAGCTGCGGCGGGCCCTGCGCCACGAGCCCCCCTTCGAACCCGCCACCGCGTCGCGCCGCTTCACCGTGGCCACTCGCGACTACTTCGGGACCGTGCTGCTGCCGGGCGCGCTGGAGCTGCTGGGCCGCGAGGCCCCCGGCGTGGACCTGTCCGTGCTGCACGTGGACGGCCACACCTACCCCGCGCTCCTGGAGACGGGCGCCGTGGACCTGACCGTCGTCTCGCCGCCGGTGGAGGCCGGGCCGGGGCTTCGCCAGAAGAAGCTGCTCACCGAGGACTTCGTCTGCGTGGTGCGCAAGGACCACCCCACCGTGCGCCGCACGCTGGACCTGGACACCTACCTGAAGCTGTCCCACATCCTCATCAGCCCCCGCGGCGACGGAGTGGGCGCGGTGGACATGGTCCTGGCCAGGCGCGGCCTGCCCCCGCGCCGCATCGCCCTGCGGGTGCCCTACTTCCTCATCGCCCCGCTGGCGGTGTCGCGCTCGGATTACGTCCTCACCGCGCCCCGCCGCCTCATCGCCGCGTTCCGCGAGGCGTACGCGCTCCAGGTGTTCCCCCCGCCCATCCCGGTGCCGACCTTCGACATCCTCCAGGTCTGGCACGAGCGCTTCGACGGCGACCCCGCCCACCAGTGGCTGCGCGGGCTCGTGGCGCGCGCCGTCAGCGCGGGGTCTGAAAACACCCGGAGTTCACGAAGGGTGCGGCGCGCGCCAGCTTCCTGA
- a CDS encoding bifunctional acetate--CoA ligase family protein/GNAT family N-acetyltransferase, with product MDEQRPATPPARTDPSIDLLHQRTRQPLEVLFSPRSVAVVGASERPGSVGRTVLWNLISSPFGGTVYPVNPQRPNVLGIKAWPSLRALPEAVDLAVIVTPAKSVPAVIRECAEVGVKGAIIISAGFKETGPEGVKLEQEVLRIAQAANLRIIGPNCLGVMRPTGGFNATFAKGMARPGNVAFISQSGALLTSILDWSLREAVGFSAFVSVGSMLDVGWGDLIDFLADDPMTRSILLYMESIGDARAFLSAAREVALTKPIIVIKAGRTAQAAQAAASHTGTLAGSDEVLSAAFRRAGVLRVDSIEDLFHMAEVLARQPRPSGRRLTLLTNAGGPAVLATDALVSGGGELAVLSDDTRARLDAFLPPPWSHANPVDILGDADAERYAKALETTGADPNSDGLLVILTPQDMTEPTQTADRLKGYAKLPGKPVLASWMGGSEVAAGERILNDAGIPTFGYPDTAARVFNYMWRYSDNIAGLYETPTLAEEPTGGGRDVARALVDEARAAGRTLLSEYESKRLLAAYGIPTVETWLATSEDEAVEKARALGFPVVLKLHSLTVTHKTDVGGVRLDLRDEPQVREAFRAIRDALTERGLADAFDGVTVQPMAKLDGYELILGSSLDAQFGPVLLFGAGGTLVEVMQDRALGLPPLNTTLARRMMERTRIHHALKGVRGRAPVDLGALERLMVRFSQLVVEQPFIRELDINPLLVSAERIIALDARVVLHPPDVTAASLPKLAIEPYPHQYAQLLTLKNGEQLLVRPIRPEDEPAMGRFHQALSEQTVFMRYAGLMKLSQRVAHERLARICFNDYAREMALVAERPSPDGKGGGEILAVGRLTRLRGTKDAEFAITVSDKAQRLGLGTELLRRLVDVGRDWGLRRIVADILTRNRGMQAVSKKLGFTLVEHEELAPDMVKAVKVLNG from the coding sequence ATGGACGAGCAACGCCCCGCCACGCCCCCGGCCCGGACGGACCCCTCCATCGACCTGCTTCACCAGCGCACGCGCCAGCCGCTGGAGGTCCTCTTCTCTCCCCGCAGCGTCGCGGTGGTGGGGGCGAGCGAGCGCCCCGGCAGCGTGGGCCGCACCGTCCTCTGGAACCTCATCAGCAGCCCGTTCGGCGGCACCGTCTATCCCGTCAACCCGCAGCGCCCCAACGTGCTGGGCATCAAGGCGTGGCCCTCCCTGCGCGCGCTGCCGGAGGCGGTGGACCTGGCCGTCATCGTCACCCCGGCGAAGTCCGTGCCGGCCGTCATCCGCGAGTGCGCGGAGGTCGGCGTCAAGGGCGCCATCATCATCTCCGCGGGCTTCAAGGAGACGGGCCCGGAGGGCGTGAAGCTGGAGCAGGAGGTGCTGCGCATCGCGCAGGCCGCGAACCTGCGCATCATCGGGCCCAACTGCCTGGGCGTGATGCGCCCCACGGGCGGCTTCAACGCCACCTTCGCCAAGGGCATGGCCCGCCCCGGCAACGTGGCCTTCATCAGCCAGTCCGGCGCGCTGCTCACCTCCATCCTGGACTGGAGCCTGCGCGAGGCCGTGGGCTTCAGCGCCTTCGTCTCCGTGGGCTCCATGCTGGACGTGGGCTGGGGAGACCTCATCGACTTCCTCGCGGATGATCCGATGACGCGCTCCATCCTGCTCTACATGGAGTCCATCGGCGACGCGCGCGCCTTCCTGTCCGCCGCGCGCGAGGTGGCGCTCACCAAGCCCATCATCGTCATCAAGGCCGGCCGCACCGCGCAGGCCGCGCAGGCCGCCGCGTCGCACACCGGCACGCTGGCCGGCAGCGACGAGGTGCTCTCCGCCGCCTTCCGCCGCGCGGGCGTGCTGCGCGTGGACTCCATCGAGGACCTCTTCCACATGGCGGAGGTGCTGGCCCGCCAGCCCCGGCCCTCCGGCCGCAGGCTCACGCTGCTCACCAACGCGGGCGGCCCCGCGGTGCTCGCCACGGACGCGCTGGTGTCCGGCGGCGGAGAGCTGGCCGTGCTGTCCGACGACACGCGCGCGCGGCTGGACGCCTTCCTGCCGCCGCCGTGGAGCCACGCCAACCCGGTGGACATCCTGGGAGACGCGGACGCGGAGCGCTACGCGAAGGCGCTGGAGACCACCGGCGCGGACCCCAACAGCGACGGCCTGCTCGTCATCCTCACCCCGCAGGACATGACGGAGCCCACCCAGACGGCGGACCGCCTCAAGGGCTACGCGAAGCTGCCCGGCAAGCCCGTGCTCGCGAGCTGGATGGGCGGCTCCGAAGTGGCCGCCGGCGAGCGCATCCTCAACGACGCGGGCATCCCGACCTTCGGCTACCCGGACACCGCGGCCCGGGTCTTCAACTACATGTGGCGCTACTCGGACAACATCGCCGGGCTCTATGAGACGCCCACGCTGGCGGAGGAGCCCACCGGCGGTGGCCGTGACGTGGCGCGCGCGCTGGTGGACGAGGCCCGCGCCGCCGGCCGCACCCTCCTGTCCGAGTACGAGTCCAAGCGCCTGCTGGCCGCCTACGGCATCCCCACCGTGGAGACGTGGCTGGCGACGAGCGAGGACGAGGCGGTGGAGAAGGCCCGCGCGCTGGGCTTCCCCGTGGTGCTCAAGCTGCACTCGCTCACGGTGACGCACAAGACGGACGTGGGCGGCGTGCGGCTGGACCTGCGCGACGAACCCCAGGTGCGGGAGGCCTTCCGCGCCATCCGCGACGCGCTCACGGAGCGGGGGCTGGCGGACGCGTTCGACGGCGTCACCGTGCAGCCCATGGCGAAGCTGGACGGCTACGAGCTGATTCTGGGCAGCAGCCTGGACGCGCAGTTCGGCCCGGTGCTGCTCTTTGGCGCGGGCGGCACGCTGGTGGAGGTGATGCAGGACCGGGCCCTGGGCCTGCCGCCCCTCAACACCACGCTGGCGCGCCGGATGATGGAGCGCACGCGCATCCACCACGCGCTCAAGGGCGTGCGCGGCCGGGCGCCCGTGGACCTGGGCGCGCTGGAGCGGCTGATGGTGCGCTTCAGCCAGTTGGTGGTGGAGCAGCCCTTCATCCGCGAGCTGGACATCAACCCGCTGCTCGTCTCCGCGGAGCGCATCATCGCGCTGGACGCGCGCGTGGTGCTGCACCCGCCGGACGTCACCGCCGCGTCGCTGCCGAAGCTCGCCATCGAACCGTACCCGCACCAGTACGCGCAGCTGCTCACGCTGAAGAACGGCGAGCAGCTGCTCGTGCGCCCCATCCGCCCGGAAGACGAGCCCGCCATGGGCCGCTTCCACCAGGCCCTGTCCGAACAGACGGTGTTCATGCGCTACGCGGGCCTGATGAAGCTCAGCCAGCGCGTGGCCCACGAGCGCCTGGCGCGCATCTGCTTCAACGACTACGCGCGGGAGATGGCGCTCGTCGCGGAGCGGCCGTCACCGGACGGGAAGGGTGGGGGAGAGATATTGGCGGTGGGCCGGCTCACGCGCCTGCGCGGCACGAAGGACGCGGAGTTCGCCATCACCGTCAGCGACAAGGCGCAGCGGCTGGGCCTGGGCACGGAGCTGCTCCGGCGGCTGGTGGACGTCGGCCGGGACTGGGGCCTGCGCCGCATCGTCGCGGACATCCTCACGCGCAACCGCGGCATGCAGGCCGTCAGCAAGAAGCTGGGGTTCACCCTCGTGGAACACGAGGAGCTGGCCCCGGACATGGTGAAGGCCGTGAAGGTGCTCAACGGCTGA
- a CDS encoding DUF2378 family protein, which yields MNPEKLVFAQTVDALFVRALENRLTPACREHLKRAGLDLDRKLERTYSLEQWREFLRIAAGHVYGGVPAEAAYYSLGERFMDAYFGTFFGRALLGVGRLAGPRRMLLRADVGFRAGNNFSEVKIVERGATSLELWMNDVLADQPTFAAGLLARAVQLCGGWRVVALPEEFDGTAATFHLRWSEAPVETALSATEDGSAGDARPQA from the coding sequence ATGAATCCTGAGAAGCTTGTCTTCGCCCAGACCGTCGACGCGCTCTTCGTCCGAGCGCTGGAGAACCGCCTGACGCCCGCGTGCCGCGAGCACCTGAAGCGGGCGGGGCTGGACCTCGACCGCAAGCTGGAACGCACGTATTCGCTGGAACAGTGGCGGGAGTTCCTGCGCATCGCGGCCGGCCACGTCTATGGCGGCGTGCCCGCGGAGGCCGCGTACTACTCCCTGGGCGAGCGCTTCATGGACGCCTACTTCGGCACCTTCTTTGGCCGCGCCCTCCTGGGCGTGGGCCGGCTGGCCGGTCCCCGGCGGATGCTGCTGCGGGCGGACGTGGGCTTTCGCGCCGGCAACAACTTCAGTGAAGTCAAAATCGTGGAGCGCGGCGCGACGTCGCTGGAGCTGTGGATGAACGACGTGCTGGCGGATCAGCCGACGTTCGCGGCGGGGTTGCTGGCGCGCGCGGTGCAGCTGTGCGGGGGCTGGCGGGTGGTGGCGCTGCCGGAGGAGTTCGACGGCACGGCGGCGACGTTCCACCTGCGCTGGAGCGAGGCCCCCGTCGAGACGGCGCTCAGCGCCACTGAGGATGGGTCCGCAGGCGACGCTCGACCTCAGGCGTGA
- a CDS encoding DUF4142 domain-containing protein, giving the protein MRTAKFWVGTGLAGALALGYGCGSNSQNPTPQEATQQNPDAGTDAGVLLTLTDAQIARVLQVANAGEVMLGQYAAPLSTDPAIQAFNQKMETEHTAVKQRLDALLATEGIVPEDSALSLQLQQEVQQMMEVLSGPNAPPAGTARDLALISAQAAAHARVAFIGDSLLTTQVTNPALQQELLTERQAVQTHLDEATNLQSGLVLPPATP; this is encoded by the coding sequence ATGCGGACAGCGAAATTCTGGGTGGGGACGGGGCTGGCGGGCGCGCTGGCGCTTGGCTACGGGTGCGGGAGCAACTCGCAGAACCCCACCCCGCAGGAGGCAACGCAGCAGAACCCGGACGCGGGGACCGACGCGGGCGTGCTGCTCACGCTCACCGACGCGCAGATCGCCCGCGTCCTGCAGGTGGCGAACGCCGGTGAGGTGATGCTCGGCCAGTACGCCGCGCCGCTCTCCACGGACCCGGCCATCCAGGCCTTCAACCAGAAGATGGAGACGGAGCACACCGCCGTCAAACAACGGCTGGATGCGCTGCTCGCGACCGAGGGCATCGTGCCCGAGGACTCCGCGCTGAGCCTCCAGTTGCAGCAGGAGGTCCAGCAGATGATGGAGGTGCTCAGCGGCCCGAACGCGCCGCCCGCGGGCACCGCGCGCGACCTGGCGCTGATCAGCGCGCAGGCCGCCGCGCACGCGCGCGTCGCCTTCATCGGCGACAGCCTGCTGACGACGCAGGTCACCAACCCGGCCCTCCAGCAGGAGCTGCTCACCGAGCGGCAGGCGGTGCAGACGCACCTCGATGAGGCGACGAACCTCCAGTCCGGACTGGTGCTGCCCCCCGCGACGCCGTAG
- a CDS encoding tRNA (5-methylaminomethyl-2-thiouridine)(34)-methyltransferase MnmD, whose amino-acid sequence MSEPSHPRDGDFELVTLRNGHRAVRHLGHGEVMHPAVGPWQEALRLYVDQPGLADRLRKPGPPLVIHDVGLGAATNAVAALTRARELGPQRARDLHVVSFEVDLAPLRLALADAEGFPFLQPFREACEGLMKHGTWSEPGIRWELKLGDAVPFLDAALPPADLVFFDPFSPASNPDMWTEAVLARVRRHCREDGEGALLMTYSAATPTRVTLLLAGFYVGAGVSTGAKGETTVASTRYETLAAPLGTRWLERWERSSSRAPHGATLTPEVERRLRTHPQWR is encoded by the coding sequence ATGTCCGAGCCCTCCCATCCGCGCGACGGCGACTTCGAACTCGTCACCCTGCGCAACGGCCACCGCGCCGTGCGCCACCTGGGCCATGGCGAGGTCATGCACCCCGCTGTCGGCCCGTGGCAGGAGGCCCTGCGCCTCTACGTGGACCAGCCCGGCCTCGCGGACCGCCTGCGCAAGCCCGGACCGCCGCTCGTCATCCACGACGTGGGCCTGGGCGCCGCCACCAACGCCGTCGCCGCGCTCACCCGCGCCCGCGAGCTGGGCCCCCAGCGCGCCCGCGACCTGCACGTCGTCAGCTTCGAGGTGGACCTGGCCCCGCTGCGCCTGGCGCTCGCGGACGCGGAGGGCTTCCCGTTCCTCCAGCCGTTCCGCGAGGCCTGTGAGGGCCTCATGAAGCACGGCACCTGGTCCGAGCCCGGCATCCGGTGGGAGCTCAAGCTGGGGGACGCGGTGCCCTTCCTGGATGCGGCGCTGCCCCCGGCCGACCTCGTCTTCTTCGACCCGTTCTCACCCGCGTCCAACCCGGACATGTGGACCGAAGCGGTGCTCGCCCGGGTGCGCCGACACTGCCGGGAGGACGGGGAGGGCGCCCTGCTGATGACCTACAGCGCGGCCACGCCCACCCGCGTCACGCTGCTGCTCGCGGGGTTCTACGTGGGCGCCGGCGTGTCCACCGGCGCCAAGGGGGAGACCACCGTGGCCTCGACCCGCTACGAAACCCTGGCCGCCCCGCTGGGGACCCGGTGGCTGGAGCGCTGGGAGCGCTCGTCCTCCCGGGCCCCGCATGGGGCCACCCTCACGCCTGAGGTCGAGCGTCGCCTGCGGACCCATCCTCAGTGGCGCTGA
- a CDS encoding NmrA family NAD(P)-binding protein — protein sequence MSIVINTPNGNIGRSLVQKLLKAGHKVTVISRTPEKVADLVKQGAKWVQGSIDAQATLDAALPGAEALFWLTPSAPRPDFVEWATATGRMAAERVKAHGVKRVVLISSVGAQNGPGSGPVSSLKAIEEAFQAAAPNVVSLRAGFFMENLLRDVQGLAKTGAIFSPNPETKRFPMVATADIAAKAAGFLTDASWTGHRYVGVHGPQDLTYPEVASILTQVLGLPVKYVRVGLEDARNSMTGAGMPSWMADSFVEMYGAIQDGRMDPAEPRSKETTTPTTLAEFASTVLKPVLEQARAS from the coding sequence ATGTCCATCGTCATCAACACCCCGAATGGCAACATCGGCCGTTCCCTCGTCCAGAAGCTGCTGAAGGCCGGCCACAAGGTCACGGTCATCTCCCGCACGCCGGAGAAGGTGGCGGACCTGGTGAAGCAGGGCGCGAAGTGGGTGCAGGGCTCCATCGACGCGCAGGCCACGCTGGACGCGGCACTCCCGGGCGCGGAGGCGCTGTTCTGGCTCACGCCGTCCGCGCCCCGTCCGGACTTCGTGGAGTGGGCCACGGCCACCGGGCGGATGGCCGCGGAGCGCGTGAAGGCGCACGGCGTGAAGCGCGTGGTGCTCATCTCCAGCGTCGGCGCGCAGAACGGGCCGGGGTCGGGGCCGGTGTCCTCGCTGAAGGCCATTGAAGAGGCCTTCCAGGCGGCGGCGCCCAACGTCGTCAGCCTGCGCGCGGGCTTCTTCATGGAGAACCTGCTGCGCGACGTGCAGGGCCTGGCGAAGACGGGCGCCATCTTCAGCCCGAACCCGGAGACGAAGCGCTTCCCGATGGTCGCGACGGCGGACATCGCGGCCAAGGCCGCCGGGTTCCTGACGGACGCGTCGTGGACGGGCCACCGCTACGTGGGCGTGCACGGCCCGCAGGACCTCACCTATCCGGAGGTCGCGAGCATCCTCACCCAGGTGCTGGGCCTGCCCGTGAAGTACGTGCGGGTGGGGCTGGAGGACGCGCGCAACAGCATGACGGGCGCGGGCATGCCCTCGTGGATGGCGGACAGCTTCGTGGAGATGTACGGCGCCATCCAGGACGGGCGCATGGACCCCGCGGAGCCGCGCTCGAAGGAGACGACCACGCCCACCACGCTGGCGGAGTTCGCCAGCACCGTGCTCAAGCCGGTGTTGGAGCAGGCGCGCGCGTCGTAA
- a CDS encoding peptidylprolyl isomerase, which yields MSVPALHFRVAEQGKVFALAGRHDEALRHYREALRLAALQGGSDVCQRHYAWCVLESLERSGAHEAVISFCLRVEAHYQQQPPTSELALQDLAAHHERHGLALAKLGRLSEARTRLESAVALAGAGRLPLSERVLGWTRAGLHVDARRITLEQDRHAYWVVRPDTVRPDVAVALPPVASPLG from the coding sequence TTGAGCGTCCCGGCGCTGCACTTCCGCGTGGCCGAACAGGGCAAGGTGTTCGCGCTGGCCGGCCGGCATGACGAGGCGCTGCGCCACTACCGCGAAGCGCTGCGGCTGGCCGCGCTCCAGGGCGGCTCCGACGTCTGCCAGCGTCACTATGCGTGGTGCGTGCTCGAGTCGCTGGAGCGCTCGGGGGCCCACGAGGCCGTCATCTCCTTCTGCCTGCGCGTGGAGGCCCACTACCAGCAACAGCCTCCCACGAGCGAGCTGGCCCTCCAGGACCTGGCCGCGCACCACGAGCGGCACGGGCTGGCGCTGGCGAAGCTGGGGCGCCTGTCCGAGGCGCGCACCCGGCTGGAGTCCGCGGTGGCGCTGGCTGGCGCGGGGCGCCTCCCGCTGTCGGAGCGGGTGCTGGGGTGGACGCGCGCCGGGCTGCACGTGGACGCGCGCCGCATCACGCTGGAGCAGGACCGTCACGCCTACTGGGTCGTCCGGCCCGACACCGTTCGTCCCGACGTCGCTGTCGCACTTCCTCCCGTTGCCTCACCACTGGGGTAG
- a CDS encoding type VI immunity family protein: MKHPETTVQELTGGRALIRLGPAPLAGDTKLGETLPAYRELAGFLEPWLLPFTRSDTWDGYSEEETRHWWRRFLEPPPTPISDPRDG, encoded by the coding sequence TTGAAACATCCGGAGACCACCGTCCAGGAACTCACCGGGGGCCGTGCCCTGATCCGCCTGGGCCCCGCGCCACTGGCGGGAGACACGAAACTGGGCGAAACGCTGCCGGCGTATCGCGAACTGGCAGGGTTCCTGGAACCCTGGCTCCTGCCCTTCACCCGCTCCGACACCTGGGACGGCTACTCCGAAGAGGAGACCCGCCACTGGTGGCGCCGCTTCCTGGAGCCTCCCCCGACGCCCATCTCCGATCCACGGGATGGATGA